Proteins found in one Nostoc sp. NIES-3756 genomic segment:
- a CDS encoding Hsp20/alpha crystallin family protein, with protein sequence MTLVRWNPWKEIDTLQRLFEETRVPSAQFERVGVRVPAAELHETEDVIHLKLELPGIAAKDLDVQVTENSVYISGERKSETKTEDKGTTKSEFYYGKFQRVIPLSARVKNTNVTADYKDGILNLTLPKIEAEKNKVVKVNLNQTSA encoded by the coding sequence ATGACATTAGTTCGTTGGAATCCTTGGAAAGAAATCGATACACTACAACGTTTATTTGAAGAAACTAGAGTACCATCTGCACAATTTGAGAGAGTCGGAGTTAGAGTTCCTGCTGCTGAACTGCACGAAACTGAAGATGTGATTCATCTCAAGCTAGAACTGCCAGGAATAGCAGCAAAAGACTTGGATGTGCAAGTGACAGAAAACTCTGTTTACATTAGCGGTGAGCGCAAGTCTGAAACTAAAACTGAAGATAAAGGTACTACCAAGAGTGAATTTTACTACGGCAAATTCCAACGTGTAATTCCTCTATCTGCAAGAGTTAAAAATACTAATGTCACCGCAGATTACAAAGATGGCATTTTGAATTTAACACTGCCAAAAATCGAAGCTGAAAAGAACAAGGTAGTTAAAGTCAACCTAAATCAAACATCTGCCTAA
- a CDS encoding LuxR C-terminal-related transcriptional regulator has product MAHTLPQLIEKVTNASSVNQLCGHYMDAAGELFGSQHWGIYIHGKAGQRGTIHLQGLPDTFIDYYSQIGAALDKVMEYVVSYHAPAHEQLIFTEEAWKQSELYQIGCGKIYDHEHIMTGPIVGGGKLIGTVQFARTSGNPAYSTQDLLQLSAICAHISTKLALLQSENELLLPKSEISLTARELQIAALVGKGLTNAEIASELWISQNTVKQTLKRIFRKLNVSARAEMVAQLQLSKG; this is encoded by the coding sequence ATGGCTCATACTTTGCCACAGTTGATTGAAAAAGTAACAAATGCTTCATCAGTAAACCAACTATGTGGACATTACATGGATGCGGCAGGAGAGTTGTTTGGTAGTCAACATTGGGGAATCTATATACATGGCAAAGCAGGACAACGAGGTACTATTCACTTGCAAGGTTTGCCAGATACTTTTATTGATTACTACTCTCAGATTGGTGCAGCTTTAGATAAAGTAATGGAGTATGTTGTTTCCTATCATGCACCCGCCCACGAACAATTAATTTTTACGGAAGAGGCTTGGAAACAAAGTGAATTATATCAAATTGGCTGTGGCAAAATATATGACCACGAACATATCATGACCGGGCCGATTGTGGGAGGAGGAAAGTTAATTGGTACAGTGCAATTTGCTCGTACCAGTGGAAATCCAGCTTATAGTACGCAAGATTTGCTGCAATTGAGTGCCATTTGCGCCCATATTTCTACAAAATTAGCACTTTTGCAGTCTGAAAATGAGTTATTGCTGCCCAAAAGTGAAATTTCTTTGACAGCAAGAGAATTACAGATTGCTGCTTTAGTAGGTAAAGGACTAACAAATGCAGAAATTGCCTCTGAACTATGGATTAGTCAAAATACAGTCAAGCAGACCTTAAAACGTATTTTTCGTAAATTGAATGTATCTGCAAGAGCGGAAATGGTAGCACAGTTGCAATTAAGTAAAGGTTAA